The genome window GGCGCGCCCACGGACAATAACGCCAAGGTCCTGCGCGAAGGCCAGATGAAAGTCCTGCAACCGGCCATCGACAAGGGTGACATCAAAATTGTCGGCCAGCAGTGGGTGAAGGAATGGAACCCCACCGAAGCCTTGAGCATCGTGGAAAACGCCCTGACCCGGAACAACAACAAGATCGATGGCATCGTCGCCTCCAACGACGCCACCGCCGGCGGCGCCATCCAGGCCCTGGCCGCACAGAAAATGGCCGGCAAGGTGCCGATCTCGGGCCAGGACGCCGACCTCGCGGCGGTCAAGCGCGTGATCGATGGCACCCAGACCATGACCGTCTACAAGCCACTGAAACTGATTGCCTCCGAAGCCGCCAAGCTCTCGGTGCAACTGGCGCGTAACGAGAAACCGACCTTCAGCTCGCAATACGACAATGGCAGCAAGAAAGTCGACACCATCCTGCTCACCCCTACGCCGTTGACCAAGGACAACATCGACCTGCTGGAAAAGGACGGGTTCTATACCAAGGCGCAGATCGCCGGGCAGTGACCTGGGTGCACATCCTGGGTTAAGCAAAGTCCCTGTGGGAGCGAGCTTGTTCGCGATGGCGGCAGCCCATCCAATATGGGTGCAAGCTGAAACACCGCTATCGCGAGCAAGCTCGCTCCCACAGGGGGCTGATTGACTTCAGGGTTCCTGCGTATGTGTGAGCCCACTCTCATGAGTCCTGCCATGTCCGACTACCTGCTGCAAATGAACGGCATCGTCAAAACCTTTGGTGGTGTCAAAGCCCTGAACGGCATCGATATCAAGGTCAGGCCCGGGGAATGCGTCGGCCTGTGCGGTGAAAACGGCGCGGGCAAATCCACGCTGATGAAAGTGTTGTCGGCGGTCTATCCCCACGGCACCTGGGAAGGCGAGATCATTTGGGACGGCCAGCCGCTCAAGGCGCAGTCCATCAGCGAAACCGAAGCCGCCGGGATCGTCATCATTCACCAGGAACTGACCCTCGTCCCCGACCTGTCGGTGGCGGAAAACATTTTCATGGGCCACGAGCTGACGCTGCCCGGCGGGCGCATGAACTACCCGGCGATGATCCACCGCGCCGAAGCCTTGATGCGTGAACTCAAGGTCCCGGACATGAACGTGTCGCTGCCGGTTTCCCAGTACGGCGGTGGCTACCAGCAATTGGTGGAGATCGCCAAGGCACTGAACAAGCAGGCACGGCTGCTGATCCTCGACGAGCCCTCCTCGGCCCTGACCCGCTCGGAAATCGAGGTGCTGCTGGACATCATCCGCGACCTCAAGGCCAAGGGCGTTGCCTGCGTGTACATCTCC of Pseudomonas fluorescens contains these proteins:
- the xylF gene encoding D-xylose ABC transporter substrate-binding protein → MKTFKRTLLAGALALLSLPVMADAAHPKIGFSIDDLRLERWSRDRDYFVAAAEKLDAKVFVQSADANEQKQISQIENLISRGVDVIVIVPFNATVLTNAVAEAKKAGIKVVSYDRLILNADIDAYISFDNEKVGEMQASGVLKAAPKGNYFLLGGAPTDNNAKVLREGQMKVLQPAIDKGDIKIVGQQWVKEWNPTEALSIVENALTRNNNKIDGIVASNDATAGGAIQALAAQKMAGKVPISGQDADLAAVKRVIDGTQTMTVYKPLKLIASEAAKLSVQLARNEKPTFSSQYDNGSKKVDTILLTPTPLTKDNIDLLEKDGFYTKAQIAGQ